From the genome of Vicia villosa cultivar HV-30 ecotype Madison, WI linkage group LG2, Vvil1.0, whole genome shotgun sequence, one region includes:
- the LOC131649288 gene encoding nucleobase-ascorbate transporter 7-like → MSQQVSSDSPISEQASYASAHEITPATPEARGGATQGLRILPPPLSEAFYTPPQQQNENVEAIDHDEEVDCDLTTPSWGMSLALGFQHYLVMLGKTVLIPTILVPLMGVRCKSLWFKLNIYKNEI, encoded by the exons ATGTCTCAACAAGTTTCTTCCGATTCTCCCATTTCTGAACAAGCTTCTTACGCCAGTGCCCATGAGATTACACCGGCTACACCCGAGGCTAGGGGCGGAGCCACACAGGGTTTACG GATCCTGCCTCCGCCACTATCCGAGGCTTTTTATACACCCCCACAGCAACAAAATGAGAACGTAGAAGCCATTGATCATGATGAAGAGGTTGACTGTGATCTGACTACTCCTTCATGGG GAATGTCCTTAGCCTTAGGCTTTCAGCATTATTTGGTAATGCTAGGGAAGACCGTTCTAATTCCTACCATTTTAGTTCCTCTGATGGGGGTGCGATGTAAGTCTTTATGGTTTAAGTTAAATATATATAAGAATGAAATTTGA
- the LOC131649289 gene encoding uncharacterized protein LOC131649289 produces the protein MNGKESNKDIKNKEPYGKNESDSQKLLNKAVALPLSQLKQLREEAFCATVAKTRKLIASSCGWYKIEVEGFHLDTSCKFIFWDRECQQILGISAAQMRDTMIQAGITDPLDFPLKLDAMLNLDLALRVRWQPSWDSCSVIMFIDDKPFVKQFGAPWEPRQANVAVSEPSGTEPSGTKLAVQIKESVDEANIAAADDCDVLTDLEITSKHNPDPQTPTAKRQNHDGSSESTTVCDGELSSTKLKKIIKLEK, from the exons ATGAATGGGAAGGAATCGAATAAGGACATAAAGAATAAGGAGCCATATGGAAAAAATGAA AGTGACAGTCAAAAGCTGCTTAATAAGGCTGTTGCTCTCCCTCTGAGTCAGCTTAAACAACTGCGCGAG GAAGCTTTTTGTGCTACTGTTGCAAAGACAAGGAAACTCATTGCTTCTTCCTGTGGATG GTATAAGATTGAAGTCGAAGGATTCCATCTCGACACGTCCTGCAAATTTATATTTTGGGACAGGGAATGCCAACAGATTTTAGGTATTTCAGCTGCTCAGATGCGCGACACGATGATACAG GCTGGTATTACAGATCCTTTGGATTTTCCCTTGAAGCTAGATGCCATGTTGAACTTGGATCTGGCTTTGAGAGTTAGATGGCAGCCCAGTTGGGACAGCTGCTCCGTTATTATGTTTATTGATGACAAACCGTTTGTTAAACAATTTGGTGCTCCATGGGAGCCTAGGCAG GCTAATGTCGCGGTTTCTGAACCGTCCGGTACTGAACCCTCCGGAACTAAGCTGGCAGTCCAG ATAAAAGAGAGCGTTGATGAAGCTAACATTGCGGCTGCCGATGATTGTGACGTCCTTACG GATTTAGAGATAACCTCCAAACATAACCCCGATCCGCAAACACCCACTGCAAAGAGGCAAAACCATGATGGCTCAAGCGAATCGACGACCGTGTGTGATGGGGAACTTTCTTCCACAAAACTTAAAAAGATCATCAAGTTGGAGAAATAA
- the LOC131649286 gene encoding nucleobase-ascorbate transporter 7-like, with protein sequence MTRVGKFGALFASIPTSILAAVYCILFIYVGLGGLNLLSYCDLNNFRSRFILSFSLFMGFSIPHYAVEYGLLRTKIRWFNDVVNVPFSSGAFVSCILAIFLDFVLLRRSDGHNQRDQNSNWWDQFTSRRADSRIADNQRDRNSNWWARFTSRRADSRIAESLPL encoded by the exons ATGACACGAGTCG GAAAGTTTGGAGCTTTGTTTGCCTCCATCCCAACTTCTATACTTGCAGCTgtgtattgtattttatttatttacgtgG GTTTAGGCGGTCTCAACTTGCTTTCGTATTGTGATTTGAACAACTTTCGAAGCAGGTTTATCTTGAGTTTCTCTCTGTTTATGGGTTTCTCCATACCACATTATGCTGTGGAGTATGGTCTTCTACGTACCAAAATTCGTTGG tttAATGATGTGGTCAATGTTCCATTTTCATCCGGAGCATTTGTTTCATGTATCTTAgccatatttttggattttgttttGCTCCGGAGAAGTGATGGCCATAACCAGAGAGACCAAAACAGCAACTGGTGGGATCAATTCACCTCTAGGAGAGCTGATAGTAGGATTGCCGATAATCAGAGAGACCGAAACAGCAACTGGTGGGCTCGATTCACCTCTAGAAGAGCTGATAGCAGGATTGCCGAGTCTCTACCTTTGTAG